The Lewinellaceae bacterium genome includes a region encoding these proteins:
- a CDS encoding DUF4153 domain-containing protein: protein MAFKIASVNTIIDRFSKTFLRFPLSILVAALGTALVIITIDVDGMDVQEDMIRGMLACLIALPALIAVKTFAEAKGLPGAVLWGLKLLALALVAVFYFRFDHLEGYKYPVVFLLLFLATHLMVAFAPWLGGRREGFWAYNKQLFLQILIAFIYSSVLFGGLSIAILAVDQLFNADISEETYLRLFFFIAGMFNTIFFLSGVPKDYEALSKEESYPKGLKIFTQYVLLPLVFIYLVILYAYMAKIFILAEWPVGWVAILVLCFSIAGIFSFLLIYPLRHNPEDKWIGVFNRWFYFALIPLTVLLYVAIFKRLQQYGITEERYFVLLLAIWLTGIIAYFLLSKKDDIRVIPVSLFLLTMLAVFTAFPVARISQLNRMELVLEKYGLLQNGKITLGTQRPTLEMEKELSSFLDFLDDREDMDRLQPYLSFDLKTLRKDSADNNAYSRERLGAGVMSELGMTYRYQWNMEPTAEDSLERFSYYGNYLQVFDIEGYNLMRKQYFSVESSDENDEPSLLFKKKEGFSVNQNGKSIAVDLEGFAKNLAKNRPLDPYKEAEEIRLDLENEELVVRLYFEDIRFDINANGGVENLGGTVWLLVKEK from the coding sequence ATGGCTTTCAAAATTGCTTCCGTCAATACCATAATTGACCGGTTTTCAAAAACTTTTTTGCGGTTTCCTTTATCCATACTGGTTGCTGCTTTAGGAACGGCGTTAGTCATTATTACCATCGATGTGGATGGCATGGATGTGCAGGAGGATATGATCCGCGGAATGCTGGCCTGCCTTATCGCACTACCGGCGCTAATCGCCGTTAAAACTTTTGCTGAAGCCAAAGGTCTTCCTGGGGCCGTCTTGTGGGGTCTTAAACTGCTGGCGCTGGCGCTGGTGGCTGTTTTTTATTTTCGGTTTGATCACTTGGAGGGATATAAGTACCCGGTGGTTTTTCTTTTGCTGTTTCTGGCCACTCATTTGATGGTTGCTTTTGCGCCCTGGCTGGGCGGTCGACGCGAAGGATTCTGGGCTTACAATAAACAGCTTTTTTTACAGATATTGATTGCGTTCATTTATTCAAGCGTACTTTTCGGAGGGCTTTCCATTGCTATCCTCGCGGTGGATCAGTTATTTAATGCAGATATCAGTGAGGAAACTTACCTGAGATTGTTTTTCTTTATTGCGGGGATGTTTAATACGATATTTTTTCTTTCGGGCGTGCCGAAAGATTACGAAGCTTTGAGTAAGGAAGAAAGTTATCCCAAAGGCTTGAAAATATTTACTCAATATGTTTTACTGCCGCTGGTTTTTATTTACCTGGTCATTTTATATGCTTATATGGCCAAGATATTCATCCTGGCCGAATGGCCGGTAGGCTGGGTGGCCATCCTCGTATTGTGCTTTTCCATAGCCGGAATTTTTTCTTTTTTACTCATCTATCCCCTGCGGCATAACCCTGAAGACAAATGGATCGGCGTTTTCAACCGGTGGTTTTATTTTGCGCTCATCCCTTTGACGGTTTTGTTGTATGTCGCTATTTTTAAGCGATTACAACAATATGGCATAACTGAAGAGCGCTACTTCGTGTTGCTGTTGGCCATTTGGCTGACTGGTATTATCGCCTATTTCCTGCTGAGCAAAAAAGACGATATCCGCGTGATCCCTGTTTCCTTGTTTTTGCTAACCATGCTTGCTGTTTTTACGGCTTTTCCCGTGGCACGAATCAGTCAGTTGAATCGTATGGAACTTGTGTTGGAAAAATATGGATTATTACAAAATGGAAAGATAACCCTGGGGACGCAAAGACCCACCCTTGAAATGGAAAAAGAATTGTCTTCCTTTTTGGATTTTTTGGACGACCGGGAAGATATGGATCGGCTACAGCCTTATCTTTCTTTTGATCTGAAAACCCTGCGTAAGGATTCGGCAGACAATAATGCTTATTCCCGGGAGCGGCTGGGTGCAGGTGTGATGAGTGAACTTGGTATGACCTATCGTTACCAATGGAACATGGAACCCACGGCAGAAGACTCTCTGGAGCGGTTCTCTTATTACGGGAATTACTTACAGGTATTTGATATTGAAGGATACAACCTGATGAGGAAACAGTACTTTTCTGTGGAAAGTAGTGACGAAAATGATGAACCCAGCCTGTTATTTAAAAAGAAAGAAGGTTTCTCTGTGAATCAAAACGGGAAATCAATAGCGGTTGACCTGGAAGGTTTTGCTAAAAACCTGGCAAAAAACCGACCTCTGGATCCATATAAGGAGGCGGAAGAGATCAGGCTGGATCTGGAAAATGAAGAACTTGTGGTACGGTTGTATTTTGAGGATATCCGTTTTGATATTAATGCGAACGGCGGAGTGGAAAACTTAGGAGGGACCGTTTGGCTGTTGGTGAAGGAGAAGTGA